From Streptomyces sp. NBC_00237, a single genomic window includes:
- a CDS encoding RNA polymerase-binding protein RbpA has translation MSERALRGTRLVVTSYETDRGIDLAPRQAVEYACEKGHRFEMPFSVEAEIPPEWECKVCGTQALLVDGDGPEEKKGKPARTHWDMLMERRTREELEEVLAERLAVLRSGAMNIAVHPRDSRKSA, from the coding sequence ATGAGTGAGCGAGCTCTCCGCGGTACGCGGCTCGTGGTTACGAGCTACGAGACGGACCGCGGCATCGATCTGGCCCCGCGCCAGGCGGTGGAGTACGCATGTGAGAAGGGCCATCGCTTTGAGATGCCCTTCTCCGTGGAAGCGGAAATTCCGCCGGAGTGGGAGTGCAAGGTCTGCGGGACCCAGGCACTCCTGGTGGACGGCGATGGGCCGGAGGAGAAGAAGGGCAAGCCCGCGCGAACGCACTGGGACATGCTCATGGAGCGGCGCACCCGCGAGGAACTCGAAGAGGTCCTGGCCGAAAGGCTCGCGGTACTGCGTTCCGGCGCCATGAACATCGCGGTGCATCCGCGGGACAGCCGCAAGTCCGCCTGA
- the fxsA gene encoding FxsA family membrane protein, whose product MTTGTPPPTATTTPRKRSRARTFVPLGIAAWLVLEIWLLTLVAGAAGGLTVFLLLVGAVVLGGAVIKRAGRRAFQNLSETIQRQQQSGGAYDPAADAQGKKGSGNGFVMLGGLLLILPGLISDVLGLLVLVPSVRKALGRFAEKSLQKRMDAVQQPGSLGDVFQQARMHRPDGKVVQGEVVRDDTPSRQPYPPRREDGPRTPLTP is encoded by the coding sequence ATGACGACCGGCACTCCGCCCCCGACCGCTACGACGACCCCCCGCAAGCGCTCCCGCGCCCGCACCTTCGTGCCCCTTGGCATCGCCGCCTGGCTGGTGCTGGAGATCTGGCTGCTGACCCTCGTGGCCGGCGCGGCGGGCGGGCTCACCGTCTTCCTGCTGCTGGTCGGGGCCGTCGTGCTCGGCGGCGCCGTGATCAAGCGGGCGGGCCGCCGCGCGTTCCAGAACCTCAGCGAGACGATCCAGCGCCAGCAGCAGTCCGGCGGGGCGTACGACCCGGCGGCCGACGCGCAGGGCAAGAAGGGCTCAGGCAACGGCTTCGTGATGCTGGGCGGGCTGCTCCTGATCCTGCCCGGCCTGATCTCCGACGTGCTGGGCCTGCTGGTCCTGGTGCCGTCCGTGCGCAAGGCGCTCGGCCGGTTCGCGGAGAAGTCCCTCCAGAAGCGCATGGACGCCGTGCAGCAGCCCGGCAGCCTCGGCGACGTGTTCCAGCAGGCCCGGATGCACCGCCCCGACGGCAAGGTCGTCCAGGGCGAGGTCGTCCGCGACGACACGCCGTCGCGGCAGCCGTACCCGCCGCGCCGCGAGGACGGCCCCCGGACGCCGCTGACGCCCTGA